Part of the Fischerella sp. PCC 9605 genome is shown below.
TGAATCTATCTGATGCTGACCCCACCTATGGGCATATAAAAAATGCCCTCTTGGGTTGAGAATTGAAGAAGGCAGAAGGCAGGAGGCAGAAGGCAGAAGGCTTTTTCGTGGGGGATTCAAACCCCCTCTAATTGAAGACCACGCTCATCTATGATTTAGTGGGGGTCTTAAACCCAGTTTGTGGCGGCTGTTGGGCATACCTTAAAACTTTTTTCTTCCCTTCTGCCCTCTGCCCTCTGCCTTCTGCCTTGCCCGAAGGGCAGATAATGAATACGGACGAGTCGTCAGTAGCGCGATCGCTCCTACCAACCACACGCGCCCCTCCCTCTCACACCCTCACATCCCCTCCACGACGCGCGTAGAGGAATGGGGAGGAGGGGGCGATTTAGAGTGCGATCGCACTTAAAGTGCGAGTACCGCGTAGCTTCAGATGCTAGAGTGAGTTACCAGATTCATCTGCCAAAATCATGACTACTGAAATTTACAAAGATTACATCATTGAAAGTGCCATCGATGATTCATTGAGAGCAACCTGGAAATGCAAAATTACAGATTCACGCTTGAGATTTTTTACTGAAGTCAAGGGATGCAATTCTAGGGAATCGGCTTTCACAGTAGCTCGTCAAATCATCGACGCTGAGGAACGTTCGCCTGGAAATACTGACTATCAAGACCCTAAAGAATATCCAGACTTTACTGGGTGAAAGCGCGATCGCAGCTTCACGTTTAATGAATAGTCTGTGGTTATGTTATTTCTAGTAGTTACCAGTATCATAACTATTTGGCTAACTCTGATTGAGTTAATTTTGGTTGACGTATCGTAATCGCGACTGAGCGGTTTTGGCGGTGAACCTCTGTCTACACCGCTATCTACACCATCGTATTGACCGCCGATGTTGCGGGCTATCCTTTTTCTGACACACCCTAGCAGGATTCCATGTGGTTCTCTAAAAATAATTACCTGTAAATATAGAAGGTGCTAGTTTGACGGCAGAGCTAGCAGGATTCCATGTGGTTCTCTAAAAATAATAACGAGCGCCGTCTTCTGGTGATCTGAGCCGCCAACGAGTAAACCCAATACACGGCGTTCGTTATTATCCCTGTTCTGTCACTTTCGGAAAACAATAATCGTAGCGAAACATTGGAACCTTTATCTAATCAAACTTTGAGCCTTTCTTTTCTAATAGAAACTAAAATTTCTAGCTAAAAGCTGAAAAGTAAAGCTCCGAAAGGCTTTCAGGAATTGGCTTTTCCCAGTTTGACATAAGAGGGTTATTTATGAGTAAGTGCTTATCAACTCGAAATCGATTTTCATACTACATTCACACTACAAAGATTTCGGGTTTATTGACAAAATTATTGCCCGATTGAGAATTACCCCCCTCTCTAAATATATAGAAAGTCATTTTTTAGGGGGGGGTCTATAGTATTTTTACTCACTGGTTTTTGAAACTAACTAGATTTCTCATTTGGCTTTGTAGCATGTAGTGAGGTGGCATCCGGAGGACATGGGACGCGTACGCTCGTTGCACCGCTTGGACTGCCCCAACTAGTAAATTGCCGCCGTCGTTGCCGCGATCGCGCACCAATGGCTATTGACCTGTGATTGGGGCGTATACCAACACATCACCCACGCGCTACAATCCCCTACGCTGAGTTGCGGAATTTCATGACGGCAACCAAATATAAGCCCCTCCACAAGCCATGTGGAGGGGTAACAAAGAAAGTGACACAAAAAGCGCCCTACATTTGTAAAAAGGGCGATTTTCTAGAACTACACCTGATTTATAGACATTTTGCTTGAATCTGTCTGATGCTATCCCTACCTATGGGTATATAAAATGCCTTGGGTTGAGAAGTTTCCGCATTCGCTTACACCAGATTACAGGTGCAAACACATGCACGCACAAAAAGCCCCTCACAGCGCATTCACAGAGGGGCTATTAAGCAAGGGGCGGGGCGGGCGATAAAGGGCGGTAGTGACGGAACAATAAAATCTGTCAAGCTGTCTTTTAGGCTACTTTAATATACTCTTGAAAGCATATGTATTTGAACGCATAATTATAAATGAACTGGGTTGTTGAATTTCATGAGGATTTTGAGCCTGAGTTTGACAATTTACCAGAGTCGGTGCAGGATGAATTGCTTGCCCATTCTGGTCTGTTAGAGACTTTTGGCCNTCAACTAGNGCGTCNACAAGTTGATACACTCAAAGGCTCTAAATATTCCAACATGAAAGAACTGCGGTTTGAAGCAGCAGATGGTGTGTGGCGTGTAGCGTTTGCTTTTGATCCAAAACGGCGTGCCATCTTATTAATAGCTGGTGACAAGTCTGGCATGAGTCAGACTCGTTTCTACAAGCAACTTATAAAAAAAGCTGACGCCCGGTTTAGTTCGCACTTAGCCCAGTTGGAGATTCAGCAAGAGGGAGAGTGAATTACCTATGGCGACAACTTTGAAAGAAAAATTAACTAAATTATCACCGGATCGTCAAAAAAAGATTGAAGCACGAACCGCAGAGCTTGTGTCTGAAGAAATGACCAGGCAAGAACTAAGGCAATCACTAAAATTTACTCAAGATCAAATAGCGCAAATTCTTCAGATCGATCAAGGGAATGTTTCTCGAATTGAGCAACGTACTGATTTAATGCTTTCTACTTTACGTAAGTATATTGAAGCTATGGGAGGCGAACTACAGATTGCTGTTAAACTCCCCAATGGTCAAATTGTTACTCTAGTAGGAATTTTTGAGACTGAAGACTCTGAGGAAAAATCTTCCATAACCGAAAATCTAATTCATTAACCTGTGCTAAATTCATCCCTAAAAAAGGAATAAGCTAAGGTGAGTCAGCCAGAATTTATCTCTGGTTTGGAACTAAACCGCCGATTTTATTTTGAGGCAGTGCGCCCAATTTTGAATACGCACTTTCCAAATTTACCCCACACTGCTGCGTATATCGGCACAGGTAGTGATGTTTTAGGGTTTGATACGCCGATGTCAACTGACCATGATTGGCGTCCAGCCGTAACCATTTTTCTGCGTTCACAAGATTTACACTATGCAGAAAACATCCACGAAGTGATGAGTTATAATTTACCTCATCTTTTTTACGGCTATCCGACTAATTCCGTTCAAGCACCTGATGAATCCCAAGGAACTTATGTGATGCAGGAGACTACGGAATATCCTATCAACCATTCAGTTTGGGCGCTGACGTTGCGGGATTTTTTCTGGGAGTACTTGTGCTGGGACATAGAAGTGCTGCTAACAATAGGGGATTGGCTAACAATTGGGTCACAAGAACTGCGTTCTGTCACAGGGGGTGCTGTAT
Proteins encoded:
- a CDS encoding type II toxin-antitoxin system RelE/ParE family toxin; protein product: MNWVVEFHEDFEPEFDNLPESVQDELLAHSGLLETFGXQLXRXQVDTLKGSKYSNMKELRFEAADGVWRVAFAFDPKRRAILLIAGDKSGMSQTRFYKQLIKKADARFSSHLAQLEIQQEGE
- a CDS encoding XRE family transcriptional regulator, whose translation is MATTLKEKLTKLSPDRQKKIEARTAELVSEEMTRQELRQSLKFTQDQIAQILQIDQGNVSRIEQRTDLMLSTLRKYIEAMGGELQIAVKLPNGQIVTLVGIFETEDSEEKSSITENLIH